One window from the genome of Ciconia boyciana chromosome 8, ASM3463844v1, whole genome shotgun sequence encodes:
- the LINGO1 gene encoding leucine-rich repeat and immunoglobulin-like domain-containing nogo receptor-interacting protein 1 isoform X3: MVAGEASMRSPILACWQPILLLMLGSILSGSATGCPPRCECSAQERAVLCHRKRFMVVPEGIPTETRLLDLGKNRIKTLNQDEFANYPHLEELELNENIISAIEPGAFNNLFNLRTLGLRSNRLKLIPLGVFTGLSNLTKLDISENKIVILLDYMFQDLYNLKSLEVGDNDLVYISHRAFSGLNSLEQLTLEKCNLTSIPTEALSHLHGLIVLRLRHLNINTIRDYSFKRLYRLKVLEISHWPYLDTMTSNCLYGLNLTSLSITHCNLTSIPYVSVRHLVYLRFLNLSYNPIVTIEGSMLHDLLRLQEIQLVGGQLTTVEPFAFRGLNYLRILNVSGNLLTTLEESAFHSVGNLETLILDNNPLACDCRLLWVFRRRWRLNFNKQQPTCSTPEFVQGKEFKDFPDVLLPNYFTCRRARIRDRKPQQIFVDEGHTVHFVCRADGDPPPTIMWLSPRKHLISTKTNGRLTVFPDGTLEVRYAQIQDNGTYLCIASNAGGNDTMLAHLHVRSYSPDWPHQPNKTFAFISNQPNESDANSTRATVPFPFDIKTLIIATTMGFISFLGVVLFCLVLLFLWSRGKGNTKHNIEIEYVPRKSDAGISSADAPRKFNMKMI, from the coding sequence ATGGTAGCTGGGGAGGCGAGTATGCGCAGCCCAATCCTGGCCTGCTGGCAGCCGATTCTCCTCCTGATGCTGGGATCCATCCTGTCCGGCTCCGCCACAGGCTGCCCGCCGCGCTGCGAGTGCTCTGCCCAGGAGCGCGCCGTCCTGTGCCACCGGAAGCGATTCATGGTCGTGCCAGAGGGGATCCCAACCGAGACCAGGCTGCTGGACTTGGGCAAGAACCGCATCAAGACACTCAACCAGGATGAATTTGCCAACTACCCTcacctggaggagctggagctaAATGAGAACATTATCAGTGCCATTGAACCTGGGGCTTTCAACAACCTCTTCAACCTGAGGACGCTGGGGCTCAGGAGTAACAGACTCAAGCTGATCCCCTTGGGGGTGTTTACTGGACTCAGCAACCTTACCAAGCTAGACATTAGTGAGAACAAAATTGTGATCCTCCTAGACTACATGTTCCAGGACTTGTACAATCTGAAGTCTTTGGAGGTGGGGGATAACGACCTTGTCTACATCTCCCACCGGGCCTTCAGTGGCCTCAACAGCCTGGAGCAGCTGACCCTGGAGAAATGCAACCTGACCTCCATCCCCACGGAGGCCCTGTCTCACCTTCACGGCTTGATAGTGCTGCGGCTGCGCCATCTGAACATCAACACCATCCGGGATTACTCATTCAAGAGGCTGTACCGGCTCAAGGTCCTCGAGATCTCACACTGGCCCTACCTGGATACTATGACGTCCAACTGCCTCTACGGGTTGAACCTGACCTCCTTGTCCATCACCCACTGCAACCTGACGTCCATCCCATATGTGTCGGTGAGGCACTTGGTTTACCTCCGGTTCCTGAACCTGTCCTACAACCCCATTGTCACCATCGAGGGCTCCATGCTCCATGACCTGCTCAGGCTGCAGGAGATCCAGCTGGTGGGAGGGCAGCTCACCACGGTCGAGCCCTTCGCCTTCCGTGGCCTCAATTACCTGCGCATCCTGAACGTGTCGGGGAATTTGCTGACCACCCTGGAGGAGTCGGCCTTCCACTCGGTGGGCAACCTGGAGACGCTCATCCTCGACAACAACCCCTTAGCCTGTGACTGTCGGCTGCTCTGGGTTTTCCGGAGGCGATGGAGGTTGAACTTCAACAAGCAGCAGCCCACCTGCTCCACCCCCGAGTTTGTCCAGGGCAAGGAATTCAAAGACTTCCCCGACGTCCTCCTGCCCAACTACTTCACCTGCCGCCGAGCACGGATAAGGGACCGCAAACCTCAGCAGATCTTTGTGGATGAAGGCCACACGGTCCATTTTGTCTGCCGGGCAGATGGGGACCCGCCCCCCACCATCATGTGGCTCTCTCCCCGGAAGCACCTCATCTCTACCAAAACCAATGGGCGGCTCACTGTCTTCCCTGACGGCACGCTGGAGGTGCGCTACGCCCAGATCCAGGACAATGGCACCTACCTATGCATTGCCAGCAATGCGGGTGGCAACGACACCATGCTGGCCCACCTGCACGTGCGCAGCTACTCCCCAGACTGGCCCCACCAGCCCAACAAGACCTTCGCGTTCATCTCCAACCAGCCCAACGAGAGCGATGCCAACAGCACACGCGCCACCGTGCCTTTCCCCTTTGACATCAAGACTCTCATCATTGCCACCACCATGGGCTTCATTTCCTTCCTGGGCGTCGTCCTCTTCTGTCTGGTGCTCCTCTTCCTGTGGAGCCGGGGGAAAGGCAACACGAAGCACAACATTGAAATCGAGTACGTGCCACGCAAGTCCGACGCGGGCATCAGCTCTGCCGACGCGCCACGCAAGTTCAACATGAAAATGATTTAA
- the LINGO1 gene encoding leucine-rich repeat and immunoglobulin-like domain-containing nogo receptor-interacting protein 1 isoform X1 gives MQPQSNCQSRSGCGTPIPGSHLGAAESRYFRRLSKSSRLESHAFTRVRDRMVAGEASMRSPILACWQPILLLMLGSILSGSATGCPPRCECSAQERAVLCHRKRFMVVPEGIPTETRLLDLGKNRIKTLNQDEFANYPHLEELELNENIISAIEPGAFNNLFNLRTLGLRSNRLKLIPLGVFTGLSNLTKLDISENKIVILLDYMFQDLYNLKSLEVGDNDLVYISHRAFSGLNSLEQLTLEKCNLTSIPTEALSHLHGLIVLRLRHLNINTIRDYSFKRLYRLKVLEISHWPYLDTMTSNCLYGLNLTSLSITHCNLTSIPYVSVRHLVYLRFLNLSYNPIVTIEGSMLHDLLRLQEIQLVGGQLTTVEPFAFRGLNYLRILNVSGNLLTTLEESAFHSVGNLETLILDNNPLACDCRLLWVFRRRWRLNFNKQQPTCSTPEFVQGKEFKDFPDVLLPNYFTCRRARIRDRKPQQIFVDEGHTVHFVCRADGDPPPTIMWLSPRKHLISTKTNGRLTVFPDGTLEVRYAQIQDNGTYLCIASNAGGNDTMLAHLHVRSYSPDWPHQPNKTFAFISNQPNESDANSTRATVPFPFDIKTLIIATTMGFISFLGVVLFCLVLLFLWSRGKGNTKHNIEIEYVPRKSDAGISSADAPRKFNMKMI, from the coding sequence GTGAGAGATAGGATGGTAGCTGGGGAGGCGAGTATGCGCAGCCCAATCCTGGCCTGCTGGCAGCCGATTCTCCTCCTGATGCTGGGATCCATCCTGTCCGGCTCCGCCACAGGCTGCCCGCCGCGCTGCGAGTGCTCTGCCCAGGAGCGCGCCGTCCTGTGCCACCGGAAGCGATTCATGGTCGTGCCAGAGGGGATCCCAACCGAGACCAGGCTGCTGGACTTGGGCAAGAACCGCATCAAGACACTCAACCAGGATGAATTTGCCAACTACCCTcacctggaggagctggagctaAATGAGAACATTATCAGTGCCATTGAACCTGGGGCTTTCAACAACCTCTTCAACCTGAGGACGCTGGGGCTCAGGAGTAACAGACTCAAGCTGATCCCCTTGGGGGTGTTTACTGGACTCAGCAACCTTACCAAGCTAGACATTAGTGAGAACAAAATTGTGATCCTCCTAGACTACATGTTCCAGGACTTGTACAATCTGAAGTCTTTGGAGGTGGGGGATAACGACCTTGTCTACATCTCCCACCGGGCCTTCAGTGGCCTCAACAGCCTGGAGCAGCTGACCCTGGAGAAATGCAACCTGACCTCCATCCCCACGGAGGCCCTGTCTCACCTTCACGGCTTGATAGTGCTGCGGCTGCGCCATCTGAACATCAACACCATCCGGGATTACTCATTCAAGAGGCTGTACCGGCTCAAGGTCCTCGAGATCTCACACTGGCCCTACCTGGATACTATGACGTCCAACTGCCTCTACGGGTTGAACCTGACCTCCTTGTCCATCACCCACTGCAACCTGACGTCCATCCCATATGTGTCGGTGAGGCACTTGGTTTACCTCCGGTTCCTGAACCTGTCCTACAACCCCATTGTCACCATCGAGGGCTCCATGCTCCATGACCTGCTCAGGCTGCAGGAGATCCAGCTGGTGGGAGGGCAGCTCACCACGGTCGAGCCCTTCGCCTTCCGTGGCCTCAATTACCTGCGCATCCTGAACGTGTCGGGGAATTTGCTGACCACCCTGGAGGAGTCGGCCTTCCACTCGGTGGGCAACCTGGAGACGCTCATCCTCGACAACAACCCCTTAGCCTGTGACTGTCGGCTGCTCTGGGTTTTCCGGAGGCGATGGAGGTTGAACTTCAACAAGCAGCAGCCCACCTGCTCCACCCCCGAGTTTGTCCAGGGCAAGGAATTCAAAGACTTCCCCGACGTCCTCCTGCCCAACTACTTCACCTGCCGCCGAGCACGGATAAGGGACCGCAAACCTCAGCAGATCTTTGTGGATGAAGGCCACACGGTCCATTTTGTCTGCCGGGCAGATGGGGACCCGCCCCCCACCATCATGTGGCTCTCTCCCCGGAAGCACCTCATCTCTACCAAAACCAATGGGCGGCTCACTGTCTTCCCTGACGGCACGCTGGAGGTGCGCTACGCCCAGATCCAGGACAATGGCACCTACCTATGCATTGCCAGCAATGCGGGTGGCAACGACACCATGCTGGCCCACCTGCACGTGCGCAGCTACTCCCCAGACTGGCCCCACCAGCCCAACAAGACCTTCGCGTTCATCTCCAACCAGCCCAACGAGAGCGATGCCAACAGCACACGCGCCACCGTGCCTTTCCCCTTTGACATCAAGACTCTCATCATTGCCACCACCATGGGCTTCATTTCCTTCCTGGGCGTCGTCCTCTTCTGTCTGGTGCTCCTCTTCCTGTGGAGCCGGGGGAAAGGCAACACGAAGCACAACATTGAAATCGAGTACGTGCCACGCAAGTCCGACGCGGGCATCAGCTCTGCCGACGCGCCACGCAAGTTCAACATGAAAATGATTTAA
- the LINGO1 gene encoding leucine-rich repeat and immunoglobulin-like domain-containing nogo receptor-interacting protein 1 isoform X2 yields the protein MQVRDRMVAGEASMRSPILACWQPILLLMLGSILSGSATGCPPRCECSAQERAVLCHRKRFMVVPEGIPTETRLLDLGKNRIKTLNQDEFANYPHLEELELNENIISAIEPGAFNNLFNLRTLGLRSNRLKLIPLGVFTGLSNLTKLDISENKIVILLDYMFQDLYNLKSLEVGDNDLVYISHRAFSGLNSLEQLTLEKCNLTSIPTEALSHLHGLIVLRLRHLNINTIRDYSFKRLYRLKVLEISHWPYLDTMTSNCLYGLNLTSLSITHCNLTSIPYVSVRHLVYLRFLNLSYNPIVTIEGSMLHDLLRLQEIQLVGGQLTTVEPFAFRGLNYLRILNVSGNLLTTLEESAFHSVGNLETLILDNNPLACDCRLLWVFRRRWRLNFNKQQPTCSTPEFVQGKEFKDFPDVLLPNYFTCRRARIRDRKPQQIFVDEGHTVHFVCRADGDPPPTIMWLSPRKHLISTKTNGRLTVFPDGTLEVRYAQIQDNGTYLCIASNAGGNDTMLAHLHVRSYSPDWPHQPNKTFAFISNQPNESDANSTRATVPFPFDIKTLIIATTMGFISFLGVVLFCLVLLFLWSRGKGNTKHNIEIEYVPRKSDAGISSADAPRKFNMKMI from the coding sequence GTGAGAGATAGGATGGTAGCTGGGGAGGCGAGTATGCGCAGCCCAATCCTGGCCTGCTGGCAGCCGATTCTCCTCCTGATGCTGGGATCCATCCTGTCCGGCTCCGCCACAGGCTGCCCGCCGCGCTGCGAGTGCTCTGCCCAGGAGCGCGCCGTCCTGTGCCACCGGAAGCGATTCATGGTCGTGCCAGAGGGGATCCCAACCGAGACCAGGCTGCTGGACTTGGGCAAGAACCGCATCAAGACACTCAACCAGGATGAATTTGCCAACTACCCTcacctggaggagctggagctaAATGAGAACATTATCAGTGCCATTGAACCTGGGGCTTTCAACAACCTCTTCAACCTGAGGACGCTGGGGCTCAGGAGTAACAGACTCAAGCTGATCCCCTTGGGGGTGTTTACTGGACTCAGCAACCTTACCAAGCTAGACATTAGTGAGAACAAAATTGTGATCCTCCTAGACTACATGTTCCAGGACTTGTACAATCTGAAGTCTTTGGAGGTGGGGGATAACGACCTTGTCTACATCTCCCACCGGGCCTTCAGTGGCCTCAACAGCCTGGAGCAGCTGACCCTGGAGAAATGCAACCTGACCTCCATCCCCACGGAGGCCCTGTCTCACCTTCACGGCTTGATAGTGCTGCGGCTGCGCCATCTGAACATCAACACCATCCGGGATTACTCATTCAAGAGGCTGTACCGGCTCAAGGTCCTCGAGATCTCACACTGGCCCTACCTGGATACTATGACGTCCAACTGCCTCTACGGGTTGAACCTGACCTCCTTGTCCATCACCCACTGCAACCTGACGTCCATCCCATATGTGTCGGTGAGGCACTTGGTTTACCTCCGGTTCCTGAACCTGTCCTACAACCCCATTGTCACCATCGAGGGCTCCATGCTCCATGACCTGCTCAGGCTGCAGGAGATCCAGCTGGTGGGAGGGCAGCTCACCACGGTCGAGCCCTTCGCCTTCCGTGGCCTCAATTACCTGCGCATCCTGAACGTGTCGGGGAATTTGCTGACCACCCTGGAGGAGTCGGCCTTCCACTCGGTGGGCAACCTGGAGACGCTCATCCTCGACAACAACCCCTTAGCCTGTGACTGTCGGCTGCTCTGGGTTTTCCGGAGGCGATGGAGGTTGAACTTCAACAAGCAGCAGCCCACCTGCTCCACCCCCGAGTTTGTCCAGGGCAAGGAATTCAAAGACTTCCCCGACGTCCTCCTGCCCAACTACTTCACCTGCCGCCGAGCACGGATAAGGGACCGCAAACCTCAGCAGATCTTTGTGGATGAAGGCCACACGGTCCATTTTGTCTGCCGGGCAGATGGGGACCCGCCCCCCACCATCATGTGGCTCTCTCCCCGGAAGCACCTCATCTCTACCAAAACCAATGGGCGGCTCACTGTCTTCCCTGACGGCACGCTGGAGGTGCGCTACGCCCAGATCCAGGACAATGGCACCTACCTATGCATTGCCAGCAATGCGGGTGGCAACGACACCATGCTGGCCCACCTGCACGTGCGCAGCTACTCCCCAGACTGGCCCCACCAGCCCAACAAGACCTTCGCGTTCATCTCCAACCAGCCCAACGAGAGCGATGCCAACAGCACACGCGCCACCGTGCCTTTCCCCTTTGACATCAAGACTCTCATCATTGCCACCACCATGGGCTTCATTTCCTTCCTGGGCGTCGTCCTCTTCTGTCTGGTGCTCCTCTTCCTGTGGAGCCGGGGGAAAGGCAACACGAAGCACAACATTGAAATCGAGTACGTGCCACGCAAGTCCGACGCGGGCATCAGCTCTGCCGACGCGCCACGCAAGTTCAACATGAAAATGATTTAA